The Tropicibacter oceani DNA segment AAGGGCCCGCTGTATACGCTGTCGGTGGCGCTGGGGGCCGAGGTGCTGGCCAATGTCGGCATCCAGGACGGCACGAAAAAGATCACCGAGGCGCTGGAATCGGGCCGCGCCGCCGAAGCCTTTGGCAAGATGGTGTACGGCCTTGGCGGCCCCATCGGCTTTGTCGAGGATTGGCGGCGCTACATGCCCGAGGCCCCGGTGATCCGCGCGGTCGACGCCGAAAGCGCCGGGACGGTGGCCGCCATCGACGGCGAGGCGCTGGGGCTGGCGGTGGTGGCGCTGGGCGGCGGGCGGCAGGTCGAAAGCGACCAGATCAACCCGATGGTCGGCCTGTCCGAGGTGGTGCGCCTGGGCGAAAAGGTCGACAAGGGCCAGCCGCTGTGCCGCATCCATGCCGCCCGCGTCGAAGAGGCCGACGAGGCCGAGCGCGTGATCCGCGCCGCCATCCGCTTTGGCAAGGCGCCAAAGCCCGTTGATCTGGTGCGGGAGCGGATCGCATGAGCCGCGCCTTTCTGGTGGTGCTGGATTCGGTCGGCATCGGCGGCGCGCCGGACGCCGACCAGTATTTCAACGACGGGTTGCCCGACACCGGGGCCTGTACCCTTGGCCATATCGCCGACGCCTGCGCGCAGGGCCGCTCCGACGACGGCCGGCAAGGCCCGCTGCATCTGCCCCACATGGGGGCCCTGGGTCTGTTTCATGCGCTGGAGCTGGGCTGCGGCACGCCCAAAGCGGGGCTGTGCCCCGCGTCCCCCACCGGTCGGTGGGGTGCCGCGACCGAGGTGTCCAAGGGCAAGGACACGCCCTCGGGGCATTGGGAACTGGCCGGGCTGCCGGTGCCGTGGGATTGGCACTATTTCCCGAAAACCACCCCCGCCTTTCCGCAAGAGATCACCGATCTGGTTTGCGAGATCGCCGGGGTCGACGGCATCCTTGGCAATTGCCATGGCTCGGGCACCGCGATGATCGACGTTTACGGCGAAGAGCATCTGAAAACCGGCTACCCGATCTGTTATACCTCGGTCGACAGCGTCTTTCAGATCGCCGCGCACGAAGAAACCTTTGGGCTGAATCGCCTGTTGCAGCTGTGCGAAACGCTGGCCCCGCATCTGCACAAGCTGCGGCTGGGCCGGGTCATCGCCCGGCCTTTTGTCGGCGGGCCGGGGAATTTCATCCGCACGCCGAACCGGCACGACTATGCCATGGCCTTGCCCGCCCCGGTGCTGACCAACTGGGTGCAGGACGCGGGTCGCCGTGTCTATGCGGTGGGCAAGATCGGCGACATCTTTTCCATGACCGGCATCGACGAGGTGCGCAAAGGCCCGGACGAGGTCTTGATGCGCCATCTGTCGGATCTGGTGGACGAGGCCGAGGATGGCAGCCTGACGTTTGCCAATTTTGTCGAATTCGACAGTCTGTATGGCCATCGCCGCGATATCGCGGGCTATGCGCGGCACCTGGAATGGTTCGACGCCGAACTGGGCAAGCTGCTGGCACGGCTGCGGCCGGGCGACATGCTGCTGCTGACCGCCGATCACGGCAACGATCCCAGTTGGCACGGCTCGGACCACACCCGCGAACGGGTGCCGGTGGTGATCGCGGGGCTGGGTGCAGGCAGTGTCGGACAGGTCGGATTTGTCGATGTGGGCGCCAGCATCGCGGCGCATCTGGGCGTGCCCTCGCAAGGGCCGGGAAAGAGCTTTCTATGACCTTCAAAGACCGCGAGCCGCTGGGCGAAGAACGGCTGCATGCCATTCGCGCCCTGCCGAAAACCGAATTGCACCTGCATTTCGAAGGCGCCGCCCCGCCCGACTTCATCCGCGGGCTGGCCAAGGAAAAACACGTCGACATCAGCCGGATCTTCAATCCCGACGGCAGCTATGCCTACCGCGATTTCGTGCATTTCCTGTCGGTCTACGAGGCCGCGACCAGCGTTCTGAAAACCCCCGAGGATTACGCGCGGCTGTGTGCCGCCGTGCTGGAGGAAAGCGCTGAACAGGGCGTGATCTATGCCGAAACCTTCCTGAGTCCCGATTTTTGTGGCGGCGGGGATGTGGCGGCCTGGCGCGAATACCTGCATGCCATCCGCGAGACCGCCGAGGCCGCCGAAAAGACCCACGGCATCACCCTGCGCGGCATCATCACCTGCATCCGCCACTTTGGCCCCGAACAGGCCAAGACCGCCGCGCGCTGCGCCGCCGAGACCAAGGACGACTGGCTGGTCGGCTTTGGCATGGCGGGGGACGAGAACAAGGGCAAGCAGCGCGACTTTGCCTATAGTTTCGACATGGCGCGCGAGGCGGGGTTGCACCTGACCAGCCACGCGGGCGAATGGCGCGGCCCGCAAGAGGTGCGCGAGGCGGTCGAGGATCTGGGCGTTGCCCGCATCGGTCACGGCGTGCGCGCCATCGGCGATCTGGCGGTGGTCGACATGCTGGCCGAACGCGAGATCACGCTTGAGGTCTGTCCCGGCTCCAACGTCTTTCTGGGGGTTTTTCCCAGTCTGGATAAACACCCGATCGACGCGCTGCGCGACCGGGGCGTCAGGGTGACGGTGTCGACGGATGATCCGCCGTTCTTCCACACGACCATGCCCGATGAATATGAAAACCTTGCCAAGACCTTTCGATGGGACGAAGAGGTGTTCACCGATATCAACCGCACCGCGATGCAGGCTGCCTTTTGCGATGACGCCACCCGCGACGCGATTCTGAAAAGACTGGAGAGGCCATGACCGATCACCTGACCATCGTCGATCACCCGCTGGTGCAACACAAGCTGACGCAGATGCGCAAGGTGGATTGTTCAACCGGCAAGTTCCGCCGCCTGCTGCGTGAAATCAGCCTGCTGCTGGCCTATGAGGTCACGCGCAACATGGACATGACCACCGAAACCATCGACACGCCGCTGTGCAAGATGGATGCCCCGGTGATCGCGGGCAAGAAACTGGCGCTGGTGTCGATCCTGCGCGCGGGCAACGGCCTGCTGGACGGGATCCTTGAACTGGTGCCCTCGGCCCGCGTCGGCTTTGTCGGGCTGTACCGCGACGAGGAAACGCTGCAACCGGTCGAATACTACAACAAGCTGCCCAAGGAGCTGGGGGAACGGCTGACCATCGTGGTCGATCCGATGCTGGCCACGGGCAACAGCTCGGCCGCGGCGATCGACCTGGTAAAGCAGGCCGGCGCCGGCGAGATTCGGTTCCTGTGCCTTCTGGCGGCCCCCGAAGGCGTGGCCCGGATGAAAGAGGCGCATCCCGACGTGCCCATCGTCACCGCCGCGCTGGACGAAAGGCTGAACGAAAAAGGCTATATCGTTCCGGGGCTTGGCGATGCGGGCGATCGGATGTTCGGCACGCGTTAACACCCTTGTGCCAGGATGTGGCGCAAGTTTCGCGCCTTTACAGGCCCCTGTGGATCGGGCATGGTAAAGGCTTCATCTGTGGGGGCAGACATGACTTTGAAATCGTTCACGATTCTTGCACTTTTCGCGGCTGGCATGGGGATTGTTTCCGCGCCGGCGCAGGCGCAAAGCAATATCGCGGTCGTTCCGGCCAACTTTCCGCCGGCGTCCTATACCGGGCGTCAGTTCGTCGACAACAAGGGCTGCGTCTTTGTCCGGGCGGGCTTTGACGGCAATGTGACCTGGGTGCCGCGCGTCACGCGCCAGCGCCAGCACATCTGCGGTCAGACGCCGACCTTTGGCGGCACCATGGCGCGCGCGCCTGAACCGGCGCCCTCGGCCCGGCCGGTGGTGATCGGTGCCCCCGATCCGGCCCCGGTGGCCACGGCCGCCGCCCCCAGACCGGGCGTGACCGCCGCCAAGCCGACCGGCAGCATCCGTGTCCTGCAAGGGTCGCCCGATGCGCTGTCGGCCCCCGCCGCACAGACCGCCGCGCGCCAGCCCGCGCCTCAGGTCCGCCGCGTTCCGGCGTCGAAACCGGTTGCCGCCCAGCCGCCGCGCATGGTGCGCCGTGTGCCGGCGCCGACCGTGACGGCCCCTGCGCCCGCCCCCCGCGCGACGGTGCGCGCCGTGCCGGCCCCCCGTTTTGACAATGGCAACAGCGCCTGCGTGAACGGCACCCGCACCCGCCAGTACAACGGCCAGACGCTGGTTGTGCGCTGCGGCCCGCAAACCGCGCCGCATGTGACCGTGATCCGCCGCGGCGAAGCGCCCGGACCGGGCAAGAACGTCTATTACAACAAGGGATGGCAGGGCAGTTCGCTTGCGCCGGAAACCCGCATCGTGCCGCGCCATGTCTATGAGCAGCAGGCCGAAAACCGGGTCGCGGCCCTGCCCGAAGGCTATCGCCCCGCCTGGGAGGATGACCGCCTGAACCCGTACCGCGCCCATCAGACCGTGGCGGGTTATCGCGCGACCCAGCAAGTCTGGACCAACACCGTGCCGCGCATCCTGGTGTCGCAGGCGCGCCGCCACAGCGTCAAGGACCCGGTGATCGCCTACAACGCCTCGGGGCAGTATCGCACGGCAACGGTGTCGACCAAGGGCCGCGTGCCGGTCGTGTCCAGCCGGTCGGCGCCCAAGCCTGCCGCATCGGGCGCCCGCTTTGTGGAAATCGGTGTCTTTACCACCGAGGCCAAGGCACAGGCCGCCGCCGCGCGGCTGACCGCCGCCGGCCTGCCGGTGCGCTTTGGCAGCTATACCAAGGGTGGGCAGACGATGCGCCGCGTGATGGTTGGCCCCTATGCCAGCGCGGGCGCGCTGAACAAGGCGTTGGCCGCGACCAAATCGGCGGGCTATCCGCGCGCCTATCTGCACTGACGATCCGGTCCCTTTCAGGGATCAGGGACATGACGAAAGCCCGCCCGCAGTGGCGGGCTTTTTCGTGCCGGGTGCCAGGGCAGGCTGTCAGGGGCGGGGGGTCAGCCGCCGCAGATCCCCTGCAGACGCACCCAGTCGGCGTCGCTCAGCACCTCTCGGCTGCCCTGTCCGGCGCGCGGGTCGGCCTCGATCAGGGGCAGGGTGCTTTCGCCGGTGATGTCGCGGGCATAGGCATAGGGGGTGCTGCGCACCTCGGCCTTAGCAAAGGCAGCCAGCAGGGTGTCAAAGCTGGGGTCGCTGTCCTTGCGCTTCAACAGCGTCTCGGCATAGGCCGACAGGGTGTCCTCGGGCAGCAGCCCGGTGGTGATCAGCTTGAGACTGGCCATCAGCCCGGCATAATCGAGCAATTCGCCCAAGGGGTCGCGCGCCCGGGCGCGGGCCTTTTCGGCCAGCACATAGCCGGCCGCCACGTCGGGGTCTTCGAAATCCTCGACAACCGAGCGATTCAGCATGACGATCCCGCCGGGCAAATGGGCGCTTTCGGCGACGCCCTGGGGCACCACGATCAGGTCGCCCTCGTGGCCGGGGCCAAGAATGCGCAGCGCCAGCCGGTCGAGCGAGCGCAGCGCCTCGGGCGCGCGGCAGGGCTGGCCGGTGACGCGGGTCATGTGGGTCAACAGGGCCTCGCCGATCTCGGCGCGTTTGACCATGGGGACGACGTTGACGGCATAACGCTCCAAGGCCCCAGGCAACCAAAAGACCGCCCCCGCCGCGATCACCGCGCCAAAGCCCAGCCCAAGGATCAGCCGCAGCTTGCCGGGGCGCGGGCGGCGTTTTTCGATGGCCTTGAGCAGGCGGTCGACGCCCTTGATCATGACCTCTTCGCCTTCGGGCAGTTCCAGGGTTTCGCCGGGATCGCCATCGGGATGGTAGATCGCCGGAATGGCGCTGCCGTTCGACCGGTTCACCGCCGCCAGCGACCAATGGGCCAGCACCTCGCCCTTGATCGAAGTGATCGTCAGCGTGGCATCGCCCAGCGACACGATCACCTCGCGCCGCTGATCCTCGGGTGTGGCGCGCCACAGGCCCGTTGCCTCAAGCCGGTCGAATTCCTTCAATGCTGTCATGTGCCGGGGCTGCTCTGCCTTGTTTGAGGCGACGATAACACGGGACTGCCAGCCGGGCAATCTGGCGGCGGGCCTGAAAACCTTGCCAAAGCGGCTGTCTTGGTTCCATGCTGGGGCCCACGGATCAACCAAAGGCTGAAAGGAACGCTTGGATGGCTAATGCGACACGCGCGATCACGCCGGAGCGGCAAACAAGCGGGCCCTTGATGCGCCTGACCGCCGCGCCGATCAACCGCAACCTTCAAGATGTGCACAAGGCCGCGCGCGACGCCAATTCGACGCAGACCTACATCGACCGCGTGCGCAACTATATCCCGCTCGAAGTCATTGCCTTTTTCATCTTTTGCAACGCCATGATCGACAACGGCGAGGCCCCCCAGCTTCTGTGGTCCGGGTCCGCCAGCCCTGATGATTTCGTGGCCGTCGCCACGGTTCTGGTGTCGTTGGTCGGGGTGGTCATCTATGTCAAGACGGCCGCCGAGCGCGCCGATACGGGCACGTGGAAGTTGCACGCGGTGGTCAGCTGCCTGGCCTTCCTGGTCTGGGCCTATGCCATCGGCGCCGAGGCGCTGCCGGTGCTGGGCATCCCGCAGGTTCCTTCGGTGTCGGGGCTGCTGCTGGGCACCTTCACGTTGTTCAGCGGGCTTGTGGTGCCGGTCAGGAAAGACGACGCAGCAGGCGCAGGCGGGGAAGGCGCGGCGGACTAAAGCCCCCTGGCCAGCGCGCGCAGCTCGAATTTCTGGATCTTGCCGGTCGAGGTCTTGGGAAGCTCCATGAAGACCACCTTTTTCGGTGTCTTGAACCCGGCCAGCCGTTCCCGCGCATAGGCAATCAGGTCGGCCTCGGTGGCGTCGTGGTTGTCCTTGAGCTCGACAAAGGCGCAGGGCACCTCGCCCCATTTTTCATCCGGCTTGGCGACCACGGCGCACAGCAGCACCGCGTCATGCCCCATCAGGCAGCCCTCGACTTCGACCGAACTGATGTTCTCGCCGCCCGAGATGATGATGTCCTTGGCGCGGTCGGCGATCTGCACATAGCTGTCGGGATGCATCACCGCGATGTCGCCGGAATGGAAATAGCCGCCGGCAAAGGCCTCGTCCGTGGCCTTGGGGTTCTTGTAATAACCTTTCATCACGCCATTGCCGCGGAACATGATTTCACCCTTGGCGGCGCCGTCGCGGGGGATGTCCTCCATCGCCTCGTCGGTCACGCGGACCTCTTCCATAAAGGGCATGGCCACGCCCTGGCGGGCCTTGATCGCGGCGCGTTCGGCGCCTTGCAGCGGCTCCCACTCGGCTTTCCAGGTGCATTCGGTGGCGGGGCCGTAAACCTCGGTCAGACCGTAGACCTGCGTGACGTTGAAGCCCATCGGCTCGATCTTGGCCAGGGTCGCCGGGGCAGGGGGCGCACCGGCGGTAAAGACCTCGACGATATGGTCAAAGTCGCGGCGCTGGTCCGCAGGCGCGTTGACAAGGGCGTTCAGCACGATGGGCGCGCCGCCGAAATGGGTCGCGCCCTCGTCGGCGATGGCGTCAAAGATCGCCTTGGCCGTGATGTCGCGGCAGCACACCACGGTGCCCCCCAGCGCGGGCATCATCCAAGTGTGGCACCAACCGTTGCAATGAAACAGCGGCACGATGGTCAGGTACTTGGGGTGCAGCACCATGCGCCAGGACACGATCTGCCCCATGGCGTTCAGATAGGCACCGCGGTGGTGGTAAACCACGCCCTTGGGCCGCCCCGTGGTGCCCGAGGTATAGTTGAGCGCGATGCTCTCCCATTCGTCCTGCGGCATGATCCAGTCGAACTGCGGATCACCGGTTTCCAGCAGCGCCTCATACCCGGTGTAATGGCCATGGGCATGGACCCCGGCATGATCGTCGGCCACCTCGATGATCTGCGGCGCGGGGCCTTCCATCCGGTCAAGCGCCTCGGCCAGCATGGGCAGGAACTGCGGATCACACAGCACGACCTTGGCCCCGCCGTGATCAAGGATATAGGCCACCGTATCGGGATCGAGCCGGGTGTTGATGGCGTTCAGCACC contains these protein-coding regions:
- a CDS encoding SPOR domain-containing protein, giving the protein MGIVSAPAQAQSNIAVVPANFPPASYTGRQFVDNKGCVFVRAGFDGNVTWVPRVTRQRQHICGQTPTFGGTMARAPEPAPSARPVVIGAPDPAPVATAAAPRPGVTAAKPTGSIRVLQGSPDALSAPAAQTAARQPAPQVRRVPASKPVAAQPPRMVRRVPAPTVTAPAPAPRATVRAVPAPRFDNGNSACVNGTRTRQYNGQTLVVRCGPQTAPHVTVIRRGEAPGPGKNVYYNKGWQGSSLAPETRIVPRHVYEQQAENRVAALPEGYRPAWEDDRLNPYRAHQTVAGYRATQQVWTNTVPRILVSQARRHSVKDPVIAYNASGQYRTATVSTKGRVPVVSSRSAPKPAASGARFVEIGVFTTEAKAQAAAARLTAAGLPVRFGSYTKGGQTMRRVMVGPYASAGALNKALAATKSAGYPRAYLH
- a CDS encoding adenosine deaminase codes for the protein MTFKDREPLGEERLHAIRALPKTELHLHFEGAAPPDFIRGLAKEKHVDISRIFNPDGSYAYRDFVHFLSVYEAATSVLKTPEDYARLCAAVLEESAEQGVIYAETFLSPDFCGGGDVAAWREYLHAIRETAEAAEKTHGITLRGIITCIRHFGPEQAKTAARCAAETKDDWLVGFGMAGDENKGKQRDFAYSFDMAREAGLHLTSHAGEWRGPQEVREAVEDLGVARIGHGVRAIGDLAVVDMLAEREITLEVCPGSNVFLGVFPSLDKHPIDALRDRGVRVTVSTDDPPFFHTTMPDEYENLAKTFRWDEEVFTDINRTAMQAAFCDDATRDAILKRLERP
- a CDS encoding phosphopentomutase — its product is MSRAFLVVLDSVGIGGAPDADQYFNDGLPDTGACTLGHIADACAQGRSDDGRQGPLHLPHMGALGLFHALELGCGTPKAGLCPASPTGRWGAATEVSKGKDTPSGHWELAGLPVPWDWHYFPKTTPAFPQEITDLVCEIAGVDGILGNCHGSGTAMIDVYGEEHLKTGYPICYTSVDSVFQIAAHEETFGLNRLLQLCETLAPHLHKLRLGRVIARPFVGGPGNFIRTPNRHDYAMALPAPVLTNWVQDAGRRVYAVGKIGDIFSMTGIDEVRKGPDEVLMRHLSDLVDEAEDGSLTFANFVEFDSLYGHRRDIAGYARHLEWFDAELGKLLARLRPGDMLLLTADHGNDPSWHGSDHTRERVPVVIAGLGAGSVGQVGFVDVGASIAAHLGVPSQGPGKSFL
- the upp gene encoding uracil phosphoribosyltransferase codes for the protein MTDHLTIVDHPLVQHKLTQMRKVDCSTGKFRRLLREISLLLAYEVTRNMDMTTETIDTPLCKMDAPVIAGKKLALVSILRAGNGLLDGILELVPSARVGFVGLYRDEETLQPVEYYNKLPKELGERLTIVVDPMLATGNSSAAAIDLVKQAGAGEIRFLCLLAAPEGVARMKEAHPDVPIVTAALDERLNEKGYIVPGLGDAGDRMFGTR
- a CDS encoding AMP-binding protein, with amino-acid sequence MGWMQDETGLGKNAANYVPLTPLSFLRRAAGIWPDHMAVVYGPHRKTYAQYIERVTRLASALARLGVQPGDVVATILPNIPAQAEAHFGVPACGAVLNAINTRLDPDTVAYILDHGGAKVVLCDPQFLPMLAEALDRMEGPAPQIIEVADDHAGVHAHGHYTGYEALLETGDPQFDWIMPQDEWESIALNYTSGTTGRPKGVVYHHRGAYLNAMGQIVSWRMVLHPKYLTIVPLFHCNGWCHTWMMPALGGTVVCCRDITAKAIFDAIADEGATHFGGAPIVLNALVNAPADQRRDFDHIVEVFTAGAPPAPATLAKIEPMGFNVTQVYGLTEVYGPATECTWKAEWEPLQGAERAAIKARQGVAMPFMEEVRVTDEAMEDIPRDGAAKGEIMFRGNGVMKGYYKNPKATDEAFAGGYFHSGDIAVMHPDSYVQIADRAKDIIISGGENISSVEVEGCLMGHDAVLLCAVVAKPDEKWGEVPCAFVELKDNHDATEADLIAYARERLAGFKTPKKVVFMELPKTSTGKIQKFELRALARGL